A genomic region of Runella rosea contains the following coding sequences:
- a CDS encoding SDR family oxidoreductase gives MILVTAATGHLGKGVIDFLLKTVPAHQIAALVRDLAKAEELTAKGIAIRKGDYFDATSLVKAFEGIDTLLLISSGSMEDRVGQHVNAINAAKEAGVKHLIYTSALKTSFQTKFIPGVDHIRTEEYLKSSGISYTIFRNTFYAEVVPMLVGNALETGQWFYPAGEAKANFVLRADIAEALANVLMAPEKHLNQTYEITSGKSYSFAELAEQLSDVTGKTITYTAISTESFKAGLVQAGVPEAFIPMIVSISEALKDGEMDVTDAALEQLLGRKPTALSLFFQANYAA, from the coding sequence ATGATTTTAGTAACAGCAGCGACCGGACATTTAGGTAAAGGGGTAATTGATTTTCTTCTCAAAACAGTGCCAGCGCACCAAATTGCCGCTTTAGTGCGCGATCTCGCCAAAGCAGAAGAACTGACAGCCAAAGGAATAGCGATTCGTAAGGGGGATTATTTTGATGCAACATCGCTCGTAAAAGCATTTGAAGGTATTGATACATTATTGTTGATTTCATCGGGTTCGATGGAAGATAGGGTAGGGCAGCATGTCAATGCCATCAACGCGGCTAAGGAAGCGGGGGTTAAACATTTAATTTATACCAGTGCCCTGAAAACTTCTTTTCAAACCAAATTTATTCCGGGTGTCGACCACATCAGAACGGAAGAATACCTCAAATCGTCGGGAATTTCATACACGATTTTTAGAAATACTTTTTACGCCGAAGTCGTACCGATGTTGGTGGGGAATGCGCTAGAAACAGGTCAGTGGTTTTATCCAGCGGGTGAAGCAAAGGCAAACTTTGTACTGCGCGCCGATATTGCCGAAGCATTGGCCAATGTGCTTATGGCTCCCGAAAAACACCTTAACCAGACTTACGAAATTACTTCGGGCAAATCGTATTCATTTGCTGAGCTGGCGGAGCAATTAAGCGACGTAACGGGTAAAACCATCACGTATACTGCTATTTCGACCGAATCTTTCAAGGCGGGATTGGTGCAGGCAGGTGTTCCAGAGGCGTTTATTCCGATGATTGTGAGTATCAGCGAAGCGTTGAAAGACGGAGAAATGGATGTAACTGATGCCGCGTTGGAACAACTTCTCGGACGTAAGCCAACCGCTTTGAGTTTGTTTTTTCAAGCTAATTATGCCGCTTAA
- a CDS encoding DUF2207 domain-containing protein: MISFKKKYLFILILWSLVFQVCGQGFVIKHFDIDLTVRANGALNIKETIDVFFTEAKHGIYKDIPTRYNIEFQPGLESATYKLLRNNMLVMPIRNIRVQPATYLLEPEENYLRIKIGDANEKVEGFQRYVIEYEVDNIAAYYSDHVEINWNLIGDQWNARIEKATYTVHLPQPQSTYNPVLFSTFTGASGSTSNAAQSQWVDNQTLKGAMTQPLELNQAWTLNLRFPKDNIRYEAGDVSFLAKKFFLKHFDTHYTIQKDGSTEVSIKADLKFINTVNSLRIPIDNYVSERTFGMSGRWLHNHTYYTIENVQWQGAVQDKEDPFKIHFTDVKAGDERRVELRYTLKGNVADDAQNAGYSRVFFRHKNYFLDEPILTSKTVITLPVSAAEAKWRANESPDFNTQLLTTRTEGSDIVIESTTPISAEDSFYQPAVSVPSGVLASSSDVAWKRGWTNNQWLLYSLLPLIFVFWFWHKKGRDKPITIVPQYYPPPNMTPAEAGVLIDDKLHDHDIISLIPYWASQGLIKIEEIETVVLLGLLKNTDYKLTRLNFLPEAATSYEKRLFDGLFSGQNSVLLSSLRLTFYKTMEKVNELLKNKIEANRHYEGSGIDAGKAMKIGGYVLFGLCVLFTFSFEGIPEIGFVSVETGVGALVLGLVMVVLSRKMPKKSLLGVEMYRQLAGYRMFMQTVELPRLQQLIREDPHYFDKTLPYAMVFNLTDNWSQKFELLNVPPPNWYSSNVNGFTTSQFARRFQDASQTMSNTLTSAPSKSGSSGGGGSSGGGFGGGGGGSW, from the coding sequence ATGATTTCCTTTAAAAAAAAATATCTTTTCATTCTAATTTTGTGGAGCCTTGTCTTTCAGGTGTGCGGGCAGGGCTTTGTGATTAAGCACTTTGACATCGATCTGACCGTTCGGGCAAACGGAGCGCTTAACATTAAAGAGACCATCGACGTATTTTTTACCGAAGCTAAACATGGCATTTATAAAGACATTCCGACGCGTTACAACATTGAATTTCAGCCGGGCCTTGAAAGTGCAACGTACAAATTGCTACGCAATAACATGCTCGTCATGCCAATTCGCAATATTCGGGTACAGCCAGCTACGTATTTGCTTGAACCAGAAGAGAATTATTTAAGGATAAAAATCGGCGATGCAAATGAAAAAGTAGAAGGGTTTCAGCGTTATGTGATTGAATATGAGGTTGATAATATTGCGGCCTATTACAGTGACCATGTCGAAATTAACTGGAATTTGATTGGAGATCAATGGAATGCACGTATTGAAAAAGCAACCTATACTGTGCATTTGCCCCAGCCTCAATCTACGTATAATCCTGTTTTGTTTAGCACGTTTACTGGCGCTTCGGGGAGTACCTCCAACGCTGCACAATCCCAATGGGTTGATAATCAAACGCTCAAAGGTGCGATGACTCAACCCCTCGAATTGAATCAGGCTTGGACCCTGAACTTGAGGTTTCCGAAAGACAACATTCGCTACGAAGCGGGCGATGTATCGTTTCTCGCCAAAAAATTCTTTCTTAAACATTTCGATACACATTATACTATTCAAAAGGATGGCTCGACCGAAGTAAGCATCAAAGCCGATCTGAAATTTATCAACACCGTCAATAGTTTGAGGATTCCGATTGATAATTATGTTTCAGAAAGAACCTTTGGAATGTCGGGGCGGTGGCTGCACAACCATACGTATTATACGATTGAAAATGTGCAGTGGCAAGGGGCCGTTCAGGATAAAGAGGACCCTTTCAAAATACATTTTACCGATGTGAAAGCGGGGGATGAGCGGAGGGTTGAATTGCGCTATACCCTGAAAGGCAATGTGGCCGATGATGCCCAAAATGCGGGGTATTCGCGGGTCTTTTTTAGGCACAAAAACTACTTTTTAGACGAGCCTATCCTAACTTCCAAAACCGTGATTACCCTGCCTGTTTCGGCGGCAGAAGCCAAGTGGCGGGCCAATGAGTCACCAGATTTCAATACGCAGTTGCTCACTACCCGTACTGAGGGCAGCGATATTGTTATTGAATCCACCACGCCTATTTCTGCCGAAGATTCATTCTATCAGCCTGCTGTAAGTGTTCCTTCTGGGGTGTTGGCGTCTTCATCAGACGTTGCTTGGAAGCGTGGGTGGACCAACAATCAATGGCTTCTTTATTCCCTCCTTCCGCTCATTTTTGTGTTTTGGTTTTGGCATAAAAAAGGCCGAGACAAGCCCATTACGATTGTTCCGCAGTACTATCCACCCCCAAATATGACCCCTGCCGAAGCGGGTGTTTTGATTGATGATAAATTGCACGACCACGATATTATTTCCTTGATTCCCTACTGGGCGTCGCAGGGATTGATTAAAATCGAAGAAATAGAAACCGTTGTATTGCTCGGGCTATTGAAAAATACGGACTACAAATTGACCCGTCTAAACTTCCTGCCAGAGGCAGCTACTTCCTACGAAAAGCGGTTATTTGATGGACTTTTCAGCGGACAAAATTCGGTCTTGCTCTCTTCGTTGCGGCTTACTTTTTACAAAACAATGGAGAAAGTCAACGAATTGCTTAAGAATAAAATTGAAGCAAATCGCCACTACGAAGGCAGCGGAATTGACGCGGGCAAAGCCATGAAAATTGGAGGCTATGTGTTGTTTGGGCTTTGTGTGTTGTTTACTTTTTCGTTTGAAGGAATACCAGAGATTGGGTTTGTATCCGTAGAAACGGGCGTTGGAGCGCTGGTTCTTGGGCTGGTGATGGTGGTGCTCAGCCGAAAAATGCCCAAAAAGTCGCTTTTAGGGGTGGAGATGTATCGACAATTGGCAGGGTATCGAATGTTTATGCAAACCGTAGAACTGCCTCGCCTTCAGCAACTCATTCGGGAAGATCCGCATTATTTTGATAAAACACTGCCCTACGCAATGGTTTTTAACCTGACCGATAATTGGTCCCAAAAATTTGAGTTGCTCAATGTTCCTCCGCCTAATTGGTATTCTTCCAACGTCAACGGATTTACGACTTCCCAGTTTGCCCGTCGTTTTCAGGATGCTTCCCAAACCATGAGCAATACCCTCACGAGCGCTCCTTCTAAGAGTGGTAGTAGTGGCGGTGGCGGTTCTAGCGGTGGCGGTTTTGGCGGCGGTGGTGGCGGCAGTTGGTGA
- a CDS encoding LemA family protein, giving the protein MNPFYIILSVAALLLIGGIAIYNGLVSGRALVDEAWSGISVQLKRRFDLIPNLVTTVKGYAKHESETLEKVIQLRNAAVYASPLDVSAQAQASAALSQGLRSVFALAENYPDLKANQNFADLQAAVEKIEDDLQNSRRYYNATVRDYNTKCDSFPSNLVAGLFHFSKKMFFELANPEESQNVKISF; this is encoded by the coding sequence ATGAATCCATTTTACATCATTTTGTCCGTTGCCGCACTTCTGCTGATCGGGGGCATTGCCATCTACAACGGCCTTGTCAGTGGCCGGGCCTTGGTAGATGAGGCCTGGAGTGGCATATCAGTGCAGTTGAAGCGTCGCTTTGACTTGATTCCCAACTTGGTAACGACCGTAAAAGGCTACGCCAAACACGAAAGCGAAACCCTTGAAAAAGTAATTCAGTTGCGAAATGCGGCCGTTTATGCCTCGCCGCTCGACGTAAGCGCTCAGGCGCAGGCCAGCGCGGCGCTGTCGCAGGGGCTGCGGTCGGTATTTGCCCTTGCCGAAAACTATCCCGATTTGAAAGCAAACCAAAATTTTGCCGATTTACAGGCCGCCGTAGAAAAAATTGAGGATGATTTGCAAAACAGCCGGCGGTATTACAATGCCACCGTGCGCGATTACAATACAAAATGCGATTCATTTCCGTCCAATCTGGTGGCGGGACTTTTTCATTTTAGCAAAAAAATGTTCTTCGAATTAGCGAACCCAGAAGAGTCGCAAAATGTAAAAATCTCCTTTTAA
- a CDS encoding TraB/GumN family protein produces MKTIQLLVLCFFVQWSYAQEKSLLWEVSGNGLPKPSYLYGTIHMICPNDYFLTDSTKAAFQKAEQVYLELDMDDPTLMSKMMQMMLLTNGKKIKDYLKPEEYTLLSDYFKEKMGTNLDQMGGMKPFALMSMLYTTLLSCQPQSYEVVFTQMASSTKKELLGLETVELQMGVFDQIPYEKQAGLLADMVRKKDESSKEFGDMVALYKKQDLEGLLKLMDNSEWDFNGYEDILLAKRNSAWVPIMEKAMKSKSTFFAVGAGHLGGTKGVLQLLKKQGYIVKAVL; encoded by the coding sequence ATGAAAACAATTCAGCTTCTCGTACTTTGTTTTTTCGTCCAGTGGAGTTATGCCCAAGAAAAGTCCCTTTTGTGGGAAGTATCGGGCAATGGCCTGCCGAAGCCGTCGTACCTCTACGGAACCATCCACATGATTTGTCCCAACGACTATTTTTTGACCGATTCGACCAAAGCTGCTTTTCAAAAGGCAGAGCAAGTTTACCTCGAACTCGATATGGATGATCCAACCCTGATGTCCAAGATGATGCAAATGATGCTGCTTACCAACGGCAAGAAAATAAAAGACTATCTCAAACCCGAAGAATACACCCTATTGAGTGACTATTTTAAAGAAAAAATGGGCACAAACCTTGACCAAATGGGGGGGATGAAGCCATTTGCCCTGATGTCGATGCTGTACACAACGTTGTTGAGTTGTCAGCCGCAATCCTATGAAGTGGTGTTTACACAGATGGCTTCTAGTACCAAAAAAGAATTGCTCGGACTTGAAACGGTAGAACTTCAGATGGGTGTTTTTGACCAAATTCCCTACGAAAAACAGGCAGGATTGCTGGCGGATATGGTCCGAAAGAAAGATGAATCCTCCAAGGAATTTGGCGACATGGTGGCGCTCTACAAAAAGCAGGATTTGGAAGGACTTTTAAAATTGATGGATAACAGCGAATGGGATTTTAACGGCTACGAAGATATTTTATTGGCCAAGCGAAATTCGGCTTGGGTGCCCATCATGGAAAAGGCAATGAAGTCTAAATCCACTTTTTTTGCGGTAGGTGCAGGACATTTGGGAGGAACAAAAGGTGTGTTACAACTGCTTAAAAAACAGGGGTATATAGTAAAAGCCGTGCTGTAA
- a CDS encoding CPBP family intramembrane glutamic endopeptidase has translation MKPIWDALRKHLRQDFRWNLYGTLVLFLALLITFNYSVNLERGIIDSYRGNPLRIVWYFLLYCFAYYGGLLIYLGFTKEWWRLKNPRFWLYSLFILAVLGLDGGFYGYNSLSRALFDGAVYSYLFHCFTNVSSALTVFLPLALFYYFVDNQRHHFYGLQPKWTKLKPYFILVSLMLPLIAWASFQPDFLRSYPTYFDSNADEFFGVSRWVTTLLYELLYAFDFVSAELMFRGFMVIGMAHLLGRGAIIPMVVCYASLHFGKPLGETIGSIFGGYILGVIALESRSIWGGIIVHVGVAWMMDLAAWLQKM, from the coding sequence ATGAAACCGATTTGGGACGCGCTTCGCAAACACCTGCGGCAAGACTTCCGTTGGAATCTTTACGGAACTCTTGTCCTGTTTTTAGCTTTGTTAATAACGTTCAATTACTCGGTCAATCTCGAACGCGGAATCATTGACAGCTACCGGGGCAATCCGCTACGCATTGTCTGGTATTTTCTGCTTTACTGTTTTGCGTATTACGGTGGTTTATTGATTTACTTGGGTTTTACCAAAGAATGGTGGCGCCTCAAAAACCCCCGATTCTGGCTCTATAGCCTCTTTATTTTGGCCGTTTTGGGGCTTGACGGCGGCTTTTACGGCTACAACTCCCTGAGTCGAGCCCTCTTTGATGGAGCGGTATACAGCTATCTATTTCATTGCTTCACCAATGTATCTTCGGCGTTGACCGTTTTTCTGCCATTGGCTTTATTTTATTATTTTGTCGATAATCAGCGCCATCATTTTTACGGACTTCAACCCAAATGGACAAAGTTAAAGCCTTACTTTATACTGGTCTCGTTGATGCTTCCGCTAATCGCCTGGGCTTCTTTTCAACCCGATTTTTTACGCTCCTATCCCACTTATTTTGACTCAAATGCCGACGAATTTTTCGGGGTTTCGCGCTGGGTTACGACCTTGCTTTATGAGCTGTTGTATGCGTTTGACTTTGTATCCGCCGAGCTGATGTTCAGGGGGTTTATGGTCATCGGAATGGCCCATTTATTGGGCAGAGGCGCCATTATTCCCATGGTAGTATGTTATGCTTCGCTGCATTTTGGCAAGCCTCTCGGCGAAACCATCGGCTCCATTTTCGGCGGTTATATCTTGGGCGTCATTGCGCTGGAATCACGCAGTATTTGGGGCGGTATCATCGTTCACGTGGGCGTGGCATGGATGATGGATTTGGCAGCATGGCTGCAAAAAATGTAG
- a CDS encoding aminotransferase class V-fold PLP-dependent enzyme: MFNRRQFLGSLGTAAGALTLPPFLAPAEAQNFETLNRQVAHLSPLEAAQNEDFWAFVKTEYTVSPNLLNLNNGGVCPQPRSVQDAHIRFYQYCNEAPSYYMWRILDQGRESLRSKLADLAGCSAEEVAINRNATEGLNTVIFGLDLKPGDEVVLTKQDYPNMINAWKQREKRDGIKLVWINLDLPQENDAYFVDKYVSAFTSRTKVVHVTHMINWIGQTVPVRKIADEAHKRGIEVIADGAHTFALLDFKIPDLGCDYYATSLHKWLGAPFGSGLMYVKKDKISKVWALLSNNEPDGPDIRKFESLGTRSFASEMAIGTAVDFQLSLGAARKQARAHYLQRYWTDKARQIPGVKIHTSPNPNYACAIALVSVEGLKTSEVDGQLYNKFKIHTTSIEWENIKGVRVTPHVYHTPKDLDRLVNGLDEIASASRRKS; encoded by the coding sequence ATGTTTAACCGACGCCAATTTCTAGGGTCGCTCGGCACTGCTGCTGGTGCCTTGACCCTTCCACCCTTTTTAGCCCCTGCCGAAGCCCAAAACTTTGAAACGCTCAATCGTCAGGTAGCGCATCTTTCACCCTTGGAAGCTGCTCAAAATGAAGACTTTTGGGCTTTTGTAAAGACCGAATATACCGTTTCGCCCAATTTGTTGAATCTCAACAATGGGGGCGTGTGCCCGCAGCCGCGCTCAGTGCAGGATGCCCACATTCGTTTTTATCAATACTGTAATGAAGCCCCCAGCTACTATATGTGGCGAATTTTAGACCAAGGTCGCGAGTCGCTAAGGAGCAAATTGGCCGATTTAGCGGGCTGCTCTGCTGAGGAAGTTGCCATCAACCGCAACGCTACCGAAGGACTGAATACGGTCATTTTTGGCTTGGATTTAAAGCCTGGCGACGAGGTGGTATTGACAAAACAAGATTATCCCAACATGATAAATGCGTGGAAACAGCGCGAAAAACGGGATGGTATCAAACTGGTTTGGATAAACCTGGACCTGCCGCAGGAAAACGATGCGTATTTTGTGGATAAATACGTCAGTGCGTTTACGTCTCGTACCAAAGTTGTACATGTGACGCACATGATCAACTGGATTGGACAGACCGTTCCCGTTCGTAAAATTGCCGATGAAGCCCACAAACGCGGCATTGAAGTCATTGCCGATGGTGCCCATACGTTTGCTTTATTGGATTTTAAAATTCCAGATTTAGGCTGCGATTACTACGCCACCAGTCTCCACAAATGGCTGGGTGCGCCGTTTGGCAGTGGGTTGATGTACGTTAAAAAAGACAAAATTTCAAAAGTATGGGCGCTTTTGTCCAACAACGAACCCGATGGACCGGATATTCGCAAATTTGAAAGTTTAGGAACGCGCTCTTTTGCCTCCGAAATGGCCATTGGAACGGCGGTTGACTTTCAATTATCCCTCGGTGCGGCCCGTAAACAGGCCCGGGCGCATTATCTTCAGCGGTATTGGACGGATAAAGCCCGTCAAATACCTGGGGTGAAAATACATACATCACCCAATCCCAACTACGCCTGTGCCATTGCGCTAGTTTCGGTTGAGGGCTTAAAAACCTCCGAAGTAGATGGTCAATTGTATAACAAATTCAAAATTCACACTACGAGTATCGAATGGGAAAACATTAAAGGGGTGCGCGTCACTCCTCACGTATATCATACTCCGAAAGACCTTGACCGTCTGGTGAATGGATTGGATGAGATTGCTTCGGCCTCCAGAAGAAAGAGCTAG
- a CDS encoding DoxX family protein → MKIALWIVQGLLALMFAFAGFTKMTTPISELALQMPWVNDFSESMVRFVGAVELLGAIGLLLPALLRIKPILTPLAALGLAVTMLFAAVYHLTKAEYQGIGINVVLGGLALFVAWGRYKKEPILAK, encoded by the coding sequence ATGAAAATAGCCCTCTGGATTGTTCAGGGATTGCTTGCCCTGATGTTTGCCTTTGCTGGATTTACCAAAATGACGACCCCCATTAGCGAACTGGCCCTCCAAATGCCTTGGGTGAATGATTTCTCAGAGAGCATGGTGCGTTTTGTGGGGGCAGTGGAGCTTTTAGGAGCGATTGGTTTATTGCTCCCCGCGCTTTTAAGAATAAAACCCATCTTGACGCCATTGGCCGCGCTGGGGTTGGCCGTTACGATGCTTTTTGCGGCGGTCTATCACCTAACCAAAGCCGAATATCAAGGCATTGGTATCAATGTAGTTTTGGGTGGTTTGGCGTTGTTTGTAGCGTGGGGAAGGTATAAAAAAGAACCCATTCTTGCAAAATAA
- a CDS encoding ABC transporter ATP-binding protein, giving the protein MDILYRYLRPHWKLIFVALSLAAVNQIFSLLDPYIYRLVIDRYATNFKRFTENEYILGTLKFVGLAIGAAMVSRIAKNFQDYFISVITQRVGTKIYTDGIKHSLALPYQVFEDQRSGQTLGVLQKVKTDTERMITSVVNVVFQSLIGITFVIIYAWTIYWPIAPVYFLTIPVIAWLSSVLSKRIKKIQTKIVAETTALAGSTTESLRNIELVKSLGLTDQEIKRLNGNTEKILGLELRKVKFVRTLGFVQGTTINFLRSCIVALMLWLIFKEVLTIGQYFSLLLYSFFIFGPLQELGNVIQLYREAEVSLNNFRDIMSRPKEAKPANPVALTRIENVVFKNVVFKHLTAARAALLNVNFEVKKGETIAFAGPSGSGKTTLIKLLVGLYDPEEGSIAYNGIDSRQIDKDELREQIGFVAQDAQLFSGTIRENLLFVKPTATDEECLDVLKKAAAYSLINRADNGLDTVIGEGGMKVSGGEKQRLSIARALLRTPNLLIFDEATSALDSLTEEEITQTIREISNNEQHITVLIAHRLSTIMHADRIVVLEKGKIVESGNHEDLLTQKGLYYAMWRQQVGESETVTNA; this is encoded by the coding sequence ATGGATATACTCTACCGTTACCTTCGGCCTCACTGGAAACTCATCTTTGTAGCCCTCTCGCTGGCAGCAGTCAATCAAATTTTTTCACTGCTCGACCCCTACATTTACCGCTTGGTCATTGACCGTTACGCCACTAATTTCAAGCGTTTTACCGAAAATGAATACATTCTGGGTACGCTAAAATTTGTTGGGTTGGCCATTGGCGCGGCAATGGTGTCGCGCATTGCCAAAAACTTTCAGGATTATTTTATCAGCGTCATTACCCAGCGCGTCGGTACTAAAATATACACCGATGGCATCAAACATTCGTTGGCTTTGCCGTATCAGGTTTTTGAAGACCAACGTAGCGGACAGACCCTCGGTGTGCTTCAAAAAGTGAAAACTGATACCGAGCGCATGATTACGTCGGTGGTTAACGTGGTTTTTCAATCCTTGATTGGGATTACGTTTGTGATTATTTATGCCTGGACAATTTACTGGCCCATTGCGCCAGTTTACTTTCTAACCATCCCCGTGATTGCTTGGCTGAGTTCGGTATTGAGCAAAAGAATCAAGAAAATTCAGACCAAAATAGTCGCCGAAACTACCGCATTGGCGGGCAGTACCACTGAATCGCTGCGTAACATTGAATTGGTCAAAAGCCTCGGACTGACCGACCAAGAAATCAAACGCTTAAACGGAAACACCGAGAAGATTCTGGGGTTAGAATTACGTAAGGTGAAGTTTGTCAGAACGTTAGGTTTTGTACAAGGCACCACCATCAACTTCTTGCGCAGTTGTATCGTGGCGCTGATGCTGTGGCTTATTTTTAAGGAAGTGCTCACCATTGGCCAATATTTCTCGCTGTTGCTTTACTCCTTTTTTATCTTTGGCCCGTTGCAAGAACTCGGCAATGTTATTCAGTTATACCGCGAGGCGGAGGTTTCTCTCAACAACTTTCGGGATATTATGAGCAGACCCAAGGAGGCCAAACCAGCCAATCCAGTGGCGTTGACTCGCATTGAAAATGTGGTTTTCAAGAATGTCGTTTTCAAACACTTGACCGCCGCGCGCGCTGCTTTGTTAAACGTTAATTTTGAGGTGAAAAAAGGGGAAACCATTGCCTTTGCGGGGCCTTCGGGTAGTGGGAAAACGACCCTGATTAAGTTGTTAGTAGGTCTGTATGACCCCGAAGAAGGAAGTATTGCGTACAATGGCATTGATAGCCGACAGATAGACAAAGATGAACTGCGGGAGCAAATCGGTTTTGTGGCGCAAGACGCGCAGTTGTTCTCGGGAACCATTCGCGAAAATCTCCTATTTGTAAAACCCACCGCCACTGACGAAGAATGCCTCGACGTACTCAAAAAAGCGGCAGCTTACTCATTGATTAACCGCGCCGACAATGGCTTGGATACGGTTATTGGTGAAGGAGGGATGAAAGTTTCGGGGGGAGAAAAACAACGTTTATCCATTGCTCGTGCGCTGTTGCGAACCCCAAATTTGCTGATATTCGACGAAGCCACTTCGGCGCTTGACTCATTGACGGAAGAAGAAATTACGCAGACCATTCGTGAGATTTCCAACAACGAGCAGCATATTACGGTGCTGATTGCGCACCGACTGAGCACGATTATGCACGCCGACCGGATTGTGGTATTGGAGAAGGGTAAAATAGTTGAGTCAGGAAACCACGAGGATTTACTGACTCAAAAGGGCTTGTATTACGCCATGTGGCGGCAGCAGGTTGGTGAAAGCGAAACCGTTACCAACGCGTAG